The Pseudochaenichthys georgianus chromosome 20, fPseGeo1.2, whole genome shotgun sequence genomic interval tctccagctgtgtgcatcactctttagtgtgtccctggtctcccagctgtgtgcgtcactctttagtgtcccctggtctcccagctgtgtgcgtcactctttagtgtcccctggtctccaaaatgtgtgcgtcactctttagtgtcccctggtctccagatatgtgcgtcactctttagtgtcccctggtctccagatatgtacgtcactctttagtgtcccctggtctccagctatgtacatcactctttagtgtcccctggtctccagctatgtacgtcactctttagtgtcccctggtctccagatatgtgcgtcactctttagtgtcccctggtctccagatatgtacgtcactctttagtgtcccctggtctccagctatgtacatcactctttagtgtcccctggtctccagctatgtacatcactctttagtgtcccctggtctccagctatgtacgtcactctttagtgtcccctggtctccagatatgtgcgtcactctttagtgtcccctggtctccagatatgtacgtcactctttagtgtcccctggtcttcagatgtgtgcgtcactctttagtgtcccctggtctccagatatgtacgtcactctttagtgtcccctggtcttcagatgtgtgcgtcactctttagtgtccccctgGTCTCCGTTGTGTTTCTGCAGCTTTCAGcagacgctgccatgtctcctcaagctgctgagtgtcctctaaacgctgcgcGTGCTGTCGAGCTGCTGGAGATGCTTCCTCACGAGGAGCCTTTGTGTTTTATATCTGCGTCCTTCCTGAAGCTGCggcgtgtttctgctgatggaaaTGTTTTCAGCTAGCGTAACACTTCTTTCTGAAACTATACTTGTAATGTCTCTGCTGTCTCTACGTCTTAATGTCTCTCAGTGGGTGTTGTTGATGGAGCGGTGCATTCGGTCTATTATCTCTCACCTCTCTCGGTGCTCTGACTCCTCGATGTTCGCTGGGAAATGATGAGAACAACATTCGGCTGGGTAATGAGACACGTATAATGCGAGCCGTACGTTGCGTGTTTGTCTGCGGGAAACTAATAAAATGTATTCCACTTAATTGCCGGCTACGGGAGTGATTGCCTGTTTAATGAAACTCGACACAGAGTTGGTTAACTAAAGCATTTCGAGCAAATTGATGTTGCACCTGCGTAAATAACGAATATCTTGGGGGGGGGTTTCAAAGTACATGCATTACATGTTAAATATTTCCATCTTCTGTCTATGTGTGAAGTCTTTAGTAAGGGAAGCTGTTTGCTTTAGGAATGGTGTATTCCCCCCCCGGGTGAAAAGTGGGCGCTGATTCGATTTCCACGGGGGGAAATTCCGTGTCGGCTGATTGGAGAACCGCCAAAGCCAGAAAGGAGCTATTTATAGCCCTCGACCTTCTGCCGACGCACGTGAACAAGCTGCCGGTGCCGAGCAGGATATTTCGCCCGTACGCTCATGCGTCCGATGCTTGTGTTTCCCTGATTGCGGCTGAATAGCTCATCATGATGAATAATTGCCCGGTAACTCGTGGGTCAGCGGCAtcagccggaggagaaggagacATGTTCTGCATGGGAAACAGACTGTCGGCCAACACATCGTAACagtccttccaaacaactcgctTTGCACGGTGTGTATTCCAGTCTGATAGTATCACCCAAACCGTGACATCTCTTCCTCCAGTATGTGTCCTCTGTCAGCTCGACTGTAGTGTGGGCGAATACTTGAAGTGTGAAGCTATAGTATGGACAGTCTTAGTTCCCGTTCACTTCATGCACACTTGGTGTTGGGTTTCACCTCCTCCTGGGTCTCTGTTTTATATTCTCTGCATTCCCATCCCTCCTGCATAATGGATGCTGGTCCTCTCTACGTCTTTACATCTCTGATCAGGGCTTCGTCGAACCACTTAGGGGCTGGATTATGTTGAAGTATGGTTCTCATCTTCGCCACGAGCAGCTCTTTCGGAGTCCTCAGGGACGCTCTGTGTCACATCAATGCTAATTGTATGTTAGTGAGGGGTGTGTAAGGCATGTCCAATGTCTGTGAGAAGGCTCGAGTAATCATCTGATGGCCTCCGTACTGTATTGTAGTGGCTCTCTTGCTTTCCGGGCAGAAGTGGATGGTGCGTTCAAAAGCAGCCGATATTTAAAGCCCTGTTTTCAGCACACTTGGTGTCTTCTATGTATTCGCAGTGTGTCCTGGCTGAAAACTACAAAGCTGCAGCCTCGTGTGGTAAGGCTGCAGGGCTCTTATTCTGTCCCATGCTCCACATCGCTTACTCACTGCTCCCAGGTCAGAGCTTTTTTATTCGGAGGGACTTCTTTCACTGACTCAGAGAAACAGTTTCTCCCCCGACGGCCTTTTCCCCACATTCTCCACTCTCACTATCTCATGCTGGGCACTTGCCAGGCGCATTGTGCTTCTCCTCTTCGCTCGGGCAAACGCGTTCAGCCCCCCTGGTGGGCCGTGTCTCCTGCATCGAGGTCTCTCTCCGGCTGGCTGTCTCCTCGCTCTCTCCCGCTGTGGCACCTCCTGCACACTCACTGCTGTTGTCCTTGCTGGTTTATCTACTCTGCCACCGTGTCAAACCATCTGCACGGCAGTTTCAGATATAAGGTTGTCAGGTCTTCAAAGTCATGACTTGATCAACTTTATACTTACTTTGTTTTTGAAGCTGCGGCGCAAAAAGTCTCAACTCAAATGAACTGCGGAGCTTTCTACCAACTTTCTCACGTACTGTTTGTTCTACAGCAGTGATATCTACATGTATTACCTAATACCTAGACAACCAGGAatgtacggcccgtccacacgacaGCTTCAAacaaagcttggagctgggcgtgtctgaagctcgaccaacaaccaatcacatgaatctcccgcccctgacacacaagcagcggtttgattggcgagagcttgtactggcgtatgattgattggctgacgcttccaccgaaagcttcagaagttgaacattgctcaacttttgcagcctggaACGCCAGGAAAGCGTGtgtgcttcccacaatgcagttcggcaaaaattgacgtcaccccattcaaactttgaatgggcagacgcgttggaaaccgttttgaagctgtcgaagccgtagtgtggacgggccgtaatgcTTCGGTGCAAGAAaggtttaaaatgcgtgttttctggcTGGAGTTTGGATGAATatacacatacttttaaaaaaCAGCCATTTCTGAACAAATATTACGAACTATGACATCGGTGTGCCCACAGCCTTAGGCAGAGATATTCAGCTCTGATTTGCTTTCACAACCGATAAAATGAAATCAAAACCGAAACATTTCTTTTATGTCCGGTATACTAATTGATGTCATGTCATGGGTATAATCACCTCAGCCATGGGAGTGATGGTGTTGGTCTTGCGGGTGCCGATGCGAAACTTGGCGGCCTTGTAGATCTTCCAGTAGACAAACAGCACCACGCAGAGCGGCAGGTAGAAGGCTCCGAAGGTGGAGAAGATGGTGTAGGACGGCTCCTGGCTCACCTGGCACTTCATCCCCTCCGTGTAGGTCTCCCCCCAGCCGAACAGAGGCGACAGGGAGATGATGGACGACAGCAGCCAGGTGAGCGCGATCATCACGTTGGAGATCTTTTTACGAGTCTTCAGAGTGTACTCCAGGTGCCGGGTGATGGACCAGTAGCGGTCCAGCGCGATGGCCGTCACGTTCCAGATGCTGGCCGTGCAGCAGAGAACATCGAAGGAGATCCACACCTGACACAGAACTTCGTCCCAGTTTCCACTTCCGGCCGTTGAGCTCATGGACGAGGCTGAGCGGCATCATAGGGCGGCCACCATGACGTCGGAGATAGCCATGGATGCTACGAGGTTGTGCGGCACCGGTGGAAAGTCCTCACCCTCAGGGATGGTCACCAGCACCAGCAGGTTCCACACGAACGTGGCCACCACCAGCATGGCCAGTAGCGTGAGCGGGAGCACGCTGAAGACAGAGAACGGCCGGTAGATGTTTCCCCCGTGGTCGGGAACCCCCCAGAGGTCCACTGGAGTTGGCTGTCGGTGAGCTGGTGTTGGGGTACGCCATGGTGGCTGCTCAGAGGACTCGAggcagtttctgcagcagagaggTGATGCATCCTGGGGAGAGAGGCGGGAGAAAGCGTTTTAAAGACGGTATATGAGGTGCATTTTCAGAACTGAGGAAGGAAGGTATGCGGAGCCGATATCGAATATTGCCTTTCATAAGAGATATCGTGAATGGGGGAAATTTTTTGATTTATTGTGAATGttttagggcaggggtgtcaaaccaAGGCCcggggggccacattcggccgccgcgacttcattttatgtggccccacaagagcttgcaaagaatataatatgtttattatacggttacatgctacagaagcacgttgcccataaactacatgtcccacaatgcatctcaaatatgacttttttctcagaatttgcattttttcatagaattcctttttctcagaattagatttttatttcaaaatgtcacttctatttcttttttctccagaatttggcttttctttttaaatcattttgggacatacgcactgaaaagacttgcaatcttttgccctagacttctgctttcagacgtagttaattatgaagttattaccctatccgatgataatccaatgcagaggcaatgatgtaatataatacattattttatatatatgatatatttatatatgtattttatatagtcttaaagttacaaccggccctttgagtgcaaccataatgctgatgtggcccgcgatgaaattgagtttgacacccctgttttaGGGGGAACTAAGGTTGAGACAAAGCACAATCCCCTGTGTTACTGTAATGTGTTTATTTCTGAAGACGACGgttgaatacaaatattttactgcaaatttattatttttgattgaTAACCAAATGGTGGCAATGTAGGCCTCTCTTAAGGGGACTGAGTCGGCCTTTATCGCATGTATCTCGAGAAATAATGATGTCAGCAAATTTGGATTCGAAATGCACAGAGAGGCAAAGCATacaataaagaaaaaagtcatcaATACGTTTTACCAATTTTGTAATATATACTCTTAAACACAGATGAGTTAAAGGCAAACATGGAATAGTCTAAAAATGGTATGTTTATACTTTGATATACGATACTTTTGTCATTAATAAATTAAGGTATCCAAtcactaactaatttaattcaTAACTACCAAAGACTGAGGTCtgtgcacctcttttcaccctctgtctgaaaccagagccaataggagcgcgagTGGTATGTAGTGATTAGCGAAGTTCTCAATGTTCTCCTTTGCATCAGTGATTAGATTAAACGATATGTGCTGAAGGTTAAAGATGCAGCGCTGCTAATAGTTTTAACGTCTGTGTAAATGCACTTTGTAGTTTACAAGCTGAGCACTTACGTGATTTTCTCACTATAGTAGAAAGCTCTTGAGTTTTCGAACAGCCATCAAGCAACCCACCTACAACTCTCAAGTGCAATTTCATCTGCCGCTAAAAAGGCTCCGAAGTACTCTGGAAAATACCATAAATATTCAGCTTCATCAACCCactgctgatatacacctgaacatcagcaggagaggactctttaaagtagagacactacatcctgatatacacctgaacatcagcaggagaggactatttaaagtagagacactatactgatatacacctgaacatcagcaggaggagaggactctttaaagtagagacactacatcctgatatacacctgaacatcagcaggagagacctctttaaagtagagacactacatactgatatacacctgaacatcagcaggagagacctctttaaagtagagacactacatactgatatacacctgaacatcagcaggagaggactctttaaagtagagacactacatactgatatacacctgaacatcagcaggagaggactctttaaagtagagacactacatcctgatatacacctgaacatcagcaggagaggactctttaaagtagagacactacatactgatatacacctgaacatcagcaggagaggactctttaaagtagagacactacatactgatatacacctgaacatcagcaggagaggactctttaaagtagagacactacatactgatatacacctgaacatcagcaggactctttaaagtagagacactacatactgatatacacctgaacatcagcaggactctttaaagtagagacactacatactgatatacacctgaacatcagcaggagaggactctttaaagtagagacactacatactgatatacacctgaacatcagcaggagaggactctttaaagtagagacactacatactgatatacacctgaatatcagcaggagaggactctttaaagtagagacactacatactgatatacacctgaacatcagcaggagaggactctttaaagtagagacactacatactcatatacacctgaacatcagcaggagagaactctttaaagtagagacactaacatgatatacacctgaacatgtaggagaggactctttaaagtagagacactacatacatatacacctgaacatcagcaggagagaactctttaaagtagacactacacatgatatacacctgaacatcagtaggagaggactcttaaagtagagacactacatactcataacacctgaacatcagcaggagagaactctttaaagtagagacactacacatagccgctttcacaccgcaggacttgcggtactttagtgccggcactaaagtaccactaaagtaccacggcactaaatccgccagggggctagtgccaatcgcattcacaccgcagtactttccctgaggcacgattacgctgacgtcacttcgtcttttcttctctgggtttactggcaggccgcaaaaccacttcacggcgagtacaacaaaaaaacgagagaagaagaactacacgggggggAGGGAGTATAAAGCCcatccgctgtatgaggcgtttgtttactttccgacctcagacatgatggagttcataagggtaatttacaaataaaataccccattataactatggactttatctttatgtatttagTATATATCGCCCCCTCAGGCTGATCttggaaaaggacatcaacccttgtttggtgtgtttcccttatttatctaaaacaaatgacatgatcaatgacttgtgtgtatgtgtaagacttgtgtttctgatcaattcaaccaccgacacctgtctgctctcacattcttctattctgcacatttgggggtgggacacaataaataaagcttcgccagtttgtttgttttattgcacagtcaagacAGAACAATAACGGCATCATGCTGTTCCAGTGTGTCGTATGCATGTACATTGAAGTTAAATAAACAGTGTGcaatgtaaaataaagtgtaagtagtttcaaaaacaatgtaacagtggcaatatatatagcagcagacacgccttagtgcaagttaggtgtcagtattaaaaaacagtggcaatatatatataataacaatagaaaatcgttaccactcttattattgtggtctttaattttTCAGGGTCGTCCTACACAAATACGTCATCACGGCACCTCTCTATTTCAGGTGTCGGTAGCTGCTATTGTTTGTCTGTTaatcacacactttgtattggtCCACAAACTGCTTTAAGGAAAGACGAATGaaagttgtttttatgtttataTAATAAAGTATATGTTAGGGAAGTAAttgtcctagactcctagataggacgtacaggaccaaccctgacgtctgttatcTCCTCTAAGGagacaggctgcttcagccctcggtcacagatggtctgttgttgtgggcGCACTGGGACGCTTCCTTCTcggtgtttgtggactccaaggtatgacatcttcgaggccataagtgacggacgcaagtgagttcttttatttatttattttttatatgtttctagttattgtgctttttattatgtttttaattattgttttattatcgtactcccattgggttattcactattgtagttactgcctgccctgtacagcactttggtcggttgttttaaatgtgctatataaataaataaagattgagattgacTCAGTGTTCCCAACTGTCTAAGCTATCTtctcaaatatgttgattactttctgtgaaaccagttcaatgggctgagagagagaggcgctccagagtTGACGTGGCACTCTCCCGTGCGGTCAGACCGcggctgtgtgacttgtgatgggaatcctccggccgaaactccaaataaacctccagcgtttgacatcgaagctcctgctcCGCCGTGTCTCCTTCCTGGGTCGGTGACTGCACTGCATCGCTGCACAGAAGCTTCCCTTACAGTgtacatacattatatttgagTCCATGATTTGTCTTTCAGCCAACTTAACATTTTAATTGTGAATAAAgtatttaaattatatttagtAAACTAACATTTAATACCGaggttgcttaaaataatacttgttGTGAAACTGTAGTTTTAGGTTGTTAATGAGCAGTATCTTACTTTTGGGTAAGCAAATAACTGGATTAATGCGAACTGTTGATTtgaaagaaaacacattttaattacaTCTGACTTGAATAATTTGAGTTAATATACTTAAAAACCTTATTTGAGAAACTTAATTAAATTGTGTGTTACCAATTGAAGTAATTCAATTAAGTTGGTTCAACTATTCTCTCTTTTCAGTGAAGAACCGACCCAGAGGCTGAAACTCAAAAGTGGCGAAACTGTCTTTTTGAGAGATGAACAGCGAGTGCTTGTATCCTCGTTTTAAAGATCCACTTTTATTCCTTTCTTTGCGGGTAAAGTCGCTCAGACACCCGTCTCAGTCCAGCTGTGAGGTTACCTCAGCACAACAAATAAAACCAACACACAGACATTGTTTTTCATAGATAGTCTCGGGGTAATCGTCCATCTGAAGGAGGTCGAGTGACGAAGAGGATGCTGGTGATGGAGTCTGAGCGGAGAGGCTCAGCGCTGCCGAGAGAACAGGTTCCTCAGGGCGTTGTTGTAGTTCT includes:
- the LOC117465904 gene encoding LOW QUALITY PROTEIN: 5-hydroxytryptamine receptor 5A-like (The sequence of the model RefSeq protein was modified relative to this genomic sequence to represent the inferred CDS: inserted 1 base in 1 codon; deleted 2 bases in 2 codons), coding for MAYPNTSSPTANSSGPLGGSDHGGNIYRPFSVFSVLPLTLLAMLVVATFVWNLLVLVTIPEGEDFPPVPHNLVASMAISDVMVAALXMPLSLVHELNGRKWKLGRVLCQVWISFDVLCCTASIWNVTAIALDRYWSITRHLEYTLKTRKKISNVMIALTWLLSSIISLSPLFGWGETYTEGMKCQVSQEPSYTIFSTFGAFYLPLCVVLFVYWKIYKAAKFRIGTRKTNTITPMAEVKDEGQPPQMVFTVRHATVTFQTDGDTWREQKEKKAALMVGILIGVFVLCWIPFFITELIVPLCSCDIPPVWKSIFLWLGYSNSFFNPLIYTAFNKNYNNALRNLFSRQR